Sequence from the Epinephelus moara isolate mb chromosome 19, YSFRI_EMoa_1.0, whole genome shotgun sequence genome:
AGACAAACCGtatgtatgctctcactctgacaaaaacaacactcattgttggatttttttttaacaataaaaaatatatcacTTTAACTTTAAGCGTGCCACACTGCTGTGCACCTGATGTTATGTTTGGGGGGGAGTCGATGGTAATCtgatataaataaaactttactttttttccttggGCATCCAGTGTGTAATTTCAAATGACAATATTCCTCTGCCAGTACAatcttttaaagggacagttcctcccaaaataaaacataattcaaATAACACTGCACTCTTATTCtggaataaaggcaaaatgtgtAGAGTTTTGAAAACATGATCAACATTAACATGATTGCTTGACTGCAGAGCAAGACTGATTATAGATAATAAGGTAGGTGTGTTGGGAGCCTTCCCAGCATGTACTGAGGCAATAGATAAATGGTCTCTTTATGTGTGAACTAACTTGCATTGATATGGGTATCATTTTGTTCTACATTGTTTGCCACCGTGTTTCCATACTGTTAAACATTAGATATTACCAGTGAATGCTGGTACATGATGAGGTGAGGGTCTCCTCAGTGGATATGCAAGAGACTTTTAAGAGATAATCAAGCCTAATTGTGAAAGCCATTcataatttaaaggtccagtgtgtaagatttaggtggatatgttggcagaaattgagtataatattcatatctatgttttctttagtgtataattacctggaactaagaatcattgtgttttcattacctagAATGACCAGCTTTTGTCTATGTAAATTTGACTTTGTGatattgtttctacagtagcccagaacggacaaaccaaacagtggctcTAGACAGAGCCAGCTGCATTTTCGCATCAATAGCCAAAGTTTTCCCGCATGCTTGACACACAGGAGaaatttcagttggttgcaatttgcaacctcaccactagatgccactaaatcctgcacactagaCCTTTTATAAGTTTTAGTGTTCAAATGACAAATTTTAATTATAGTGTCAAATTAAATGCTGTTCTGGCTCCATTGTTCTTTTAAACAGAATCTTTTGGCtgcatttatgtatttttgctCACAGTATCTCAACTACATTTACATTGCCTCTTTTTTCTCTACAGacctttattttgtttatatttgatcatgTATAAGTATAGGCAACTTAAGTTAACTTAAGGTAACTTAAGTTGTGATAAAAAAGTAAAGATTCCTCAATAAGCTGCATGTTCTCTTCtaaaattacatcacttggATTATAAATCAAAGGAAGCGAGAGACTTGTATTTAAAAACTACTTTATGTAGCATGTGGTTCATGATCCAGCAAACTGTTAATAAGCCTGCCATTTTGCAAGTTCAGGTTTAAGACTTGTTGCTCTAACAACAGTTTCAGATATTAATTAAGACAGCTTGaaagaaccaaaaaaaaaaaatctgactcaCTGGGTCATACATGTACGAAGAACAGGgccctgaataaataaatgtagctgcttcatctactgtatatgtgtttacatgacaacaaaaGGCCACCCTTGTCAGAGgacttattttatgttttttttttattaatgtaaatTACACATAATCTGACACCAAAACTGCTTTGTGCAAAATGTGAACTACAATCCACAGCTTAATGTGATCAGTGTCGCCTTCACACAAAGAGGTAGTGTATGCACATCCAAAAACATTACAGAGCGTCTATTTTAAGAGGTGGGACAATAAAAGGAAAAGATACTTCATCATTGGGTTCATTGTTTGTCAAGCACTGGATTTAACAAGAAACTGTGACCAAACCTGCAACGGTGCACTATGCAATTGAATCTTTTTCTGTTACCTCAGTGCACATGTGAGCACACATTGTGAAGTGggaatacacattttaaaaaataatatttagtaGGGATATGATAGTAATCTAAAGGTACAACTTGATTATGTCCAGAAATCACTGTAACATTCCTTCTGGTTCAGTTGTGCTTTGTATTTTTGGCCCAAAGGTTCAGCATTAATGTAATTTCCCCAGAAGACCTGGACTTGCTGCTACGTTTAGAGTCCCTCTAAAAGTTAGTACACGAACAGTTCTTGGTGAGGTTAGTGGTATTTAAGACATGTTTTGGTGATGGGTCTTATTTACAGCCGTTGGCTTTTGGGATCTCCACTTTTTGGTGATCCATAATCTTGATGTTCTTTTCAGCATTTTCAGTGTTCCTCAACAAAGTCTCCAGCCTCCGCTTGATCTTCTTCTGGTCCTCCAGAGCACAGCTAATCACTATGGCCTGAAACTTCTGGTCGATGGGGACGGGCGGGGCCTCTGTCACACAGGCCGCATGCAGGGCCAGGAGCCGCTGCCGGCCGCTCTCCATGTCATCCAGTAACTTTTTCACTATTTCATCGATCAGAGCTGTGGCCTTGTTTAGAGCCTCCTCCTGCTGGGAGTTTCTGATTGTGTTTACACAGACCTCCACAGCCAGCGTCCGGCCCATCAGACGGTTTGCAGTCAAATTTaactcctctctctcccctagAAAATACAACACAAGAAAGAAATCAGTGCTGCATCTTTAGAGAACACTGGCTATACAGTGGTGGACACAATAAGATCACCTATATGATGTAATGCAAGGGGTAGCGCATTGGCTCAGTGTCACCTCAGGGCACGGAGATTTTGGTTTCAAATTATTTCCCTTTTCTCATGTGTGTGGAATTTCAATTGTGTTGcagcctcctccctcctccacccttCAATATACTGCAATATAGCAATACAACAGTGCAAAACTATAGCTTCCACAAAACTGATTTTAAGGTTCACAGCGGTGGTATTTATGGCAAGGTTACTGCACTGGATTGTACCAGAATACTGTACTGATGaacacagaggaaaatgttggtttCTCATCTGTTCTTTAGCATGATGCTATAGCACAGCTGCcacacaaagacatttttaagcCCTTATATGGTTCTTTAGATGTGCTCCACTGGTTCTTTCCTCACCAAACTaaagtaaactaaactaaagaaCCAGTAAAGGACCTTTTAAGCCCCCGTATTGTTCTTGAGAGGTCCTTCAGTGGCACTTTCCTcaccaaactaaactaaaccaaaccGGAGAACTAGTAGAGAACCTTTTAAGCCCCTGTATTGTTCTTTAGAGGTTCTCCACTGGTTCTTGCGTTACTAAACTatactaaactaaactaaactaaactaaactaaacctgAAGAACCAGTAAAGAACCTTTTAAGTCTCTGTATGATTCTTTGGAGGTTCACTGTTCTTTCCCtaccaaactaaactaaacaaccAGTAAAGGACCTTTAAAGCCCCCGTATTGTTCTTGAGAGGTTCTATACTGGCTCTTTCCTTAgtaaacttaacttaacttaacttaacttaactaaactaaactaaactaaactaaactaaactaaactaaactaaacttaacgTTAACGTATTTGGCTTTCCCTGTTTTGTTAGCTTTGCTAGACCCTCCAGGAGagcctcttttcttttcctctgaggCCATTCCACCTCGCAAGCTAGCGGGCTAAATGAGCGAGCTGTCCGTTAGCTAATGCTAGACAGGTGTGGAAATAGCTGAATAATTTGTTAGCGGGGCTAAACAAATATCCGTTAGCGGAGCTAAATGGCAGAGAGTGCGGCTAGTTAGCAAGCTTAACAAGCACAACGCAGAAACCAGCCTCGATAGGGACGTCCTGGGTAGGGAACTAGCTCACCTACTGTCGGACAGTTAAGTCTCTAGCGAGGGTTCTGCTGGTTGAGGACATGAGACTGTACAGGGTATTTATAGTCCTAACAGTCTCATTGGCCTTTACAGACGTTTTGAAAAAGGTTCTTCAGGTTGGTCATGTGAGGACGCAATCCCCATACATAGGCCTATGTGTTGTACCAAATGTAGGCCTACCGACCAAAAGGGAACCAGTAGAGAACCTTTTAAGCCCCCCGTATTGTTCTTGAGAGTTTCTCCACTGGCTCTTTCCTCacgaaactaaactaaactaaactaaagagCCAGCAGATAACCATAAGCCCTTGTCTTGTTCTTTAGAGGTTCTCCACTAGTTATTTCCCcagtaaaataaactaaactaaactaaattgaAGAACCTGTAGAGAACCTTTTAAGCccctgtattttcttttgtggCTCCCTGCCAATTCTTCAGCTTAGTTTATTTTTCTAGGgaataaaaagaatgaaaacGCTACATAAAAATAGCCTACAAACACTGCATTTCCTGAGGATAACACATCAGAGCACAGACTCTCAACCCTTTAGCCCCCATGTGCACAGATATTCCAGTTCTCAAAGGTgatgtgtttgtcagtgagCTTTTCGATTAGAACTTTTAAGCCAATAGTTCATAAGAAATGACTAATAATCATTCACATTTCAAGTAAAAGAGTCTTTTAAAAGTATACTGACTCCTAAGTGGTATCATCTGGCATCATATAGGGCCCACTAGgctcaaaaatgtaattttatggTAGCCTACTTTATGGAACCTTTAATGGTCCAATTGACAAATGCATCATTTAGCACCTTTCCTATGATTATATGCCAAAGAACCATCTTTGGTCACTGTTTAGcaccattttcttttaaatgaggACATACTGTATGAtcatttgaatgtaaataacTTTTGTGTTCTATAATGTAAAATATAGGAGGAAAATAAACTCCATGAACTCGGGTGGGGTGCAATAACTATCATGTTGCCTCCCTTCTTGAGTTCCCTGATGTTCTTGAATGACACCACCCAACTACAAAGCAGCATTCAAAGCATAACCTCACTGGATCACAATGTTACAGTGAAACCAAAGCAGCTGCAGAAACACGTGGATTACTGACACATTACTGAGTACTACACAGTCAAacagggtggatctgactctgTAATAGTTTTTCTGTAATGTCAGCCTTAAATTCACAGTAAACTCGTGACTCACCAGCGCTGATGTTTCTCAGTTCCTggccattctgaatggactggaTCATTTCCAGGATGCTCTCCCTTTCCTGCTCCATGACCGATGCTGTCTCGCGGAGAGCCTCCACCCTGACAGAGACAACAGGACATGACCACAACCATCCATTCAAAACCACatcctttcacatgaaaaataacAAACTAGTGTAAAAACATAGGAATATTATAATGATTTGAGTATCATAATATATCCAGATGGTAAAGTACTATATGAATACAATACCTACATATTGTAATTGAATTAGATGCGATCGGCTGCCTCCAATAATATTTCTATAATACATAATGCGTGCAGCACCACAGTAGTGCCATGCCTGTATAATGCACATGGTGGGCCTCTTACCTcatttccagctgatccaaacTTTCCAGGAGTTGTCCGGCGCGATCTGCCATGGACAGCGTCCTGCTGAACTTGCTGCACGTAGCCTCGTTCATTTTCGCTTGTATTTTAGCCTGAGCCATGATGGTAAATTATtagtactattattattatcgttattattattatgatccGTCTCGGAGAGAGATCCCGTGTGCGATCACCACCCTGAGCTGTCCGGTTGACTGCAGCAGAGCCTCAGGGAGAAGATTTCCTAACATGGGCTGCGACTTCCTTCACTCACTCCTCACAGAAGCTTCCCGAGGAGACCAGAACACTGGTTCTCAATGTCAGGTGCGAGGACCCCCTACAGGTCCCTGAGGAGCTCCAGCTGGTCGCAGAAGTACTTAGATTAAGCTGTATTAAAATTTAAGTAAAACTTTGCCATTTCTTTATAACAAATATAGCTGATGTTTTTAAGCACAAGGCATCAGAAAATAGGTACTTATTACAACTTTTTGGGATCCCTGGTTTAGAGTGGacctgttttgtattttaagtgGTTAATTTTTAACATAACTGGCAAATAAGATAAAAGAGCAAACACAAATGGCAGGGCAAAGGCACCTGACACAAGAGCTACATGTGCACCTGTTCAAATCTGAGTGTTAATCTGGGTTGATGTGTCAGGAAGTTAGTCTTTCATGCCGCAAAACTTTCCTCAACCAGGTGGCCTAAATAACACTTAAATCTACTTGTGAAACATTTCAGTTATATTTACTTCCATTAGTGACTAGAATATTATAAAAGactgtatattttatgtataccataaaacttcaattaaaagcgcAGTCCTTTTTGCTAGCCTGGGGTGGTTAaatgttttgacaaataaatgcctgtttcaattagacgcctggtctggctgcaaagcagttcatttttttctatGTATAAAACCATGTTGTTGGCTacttcaaattatgtgtccattccttgattaccctgcaagttattcatattcctttagtccgtaagggtcctcagattgAAAGAATCAAAATGGTTTTGTGAGAGTTGTTTTAAGAGGATAAAGTGGTGGTGTGTCGGTATGCCTGGTGCTGTAATCCTTGAGTGCTGTAACTCTCTCTAAAGTCCTGcctgtcggagctagatcaaatgaatgattcattattgatatattatctgaagcctaatttttgtacaagtaatattcatacaggtttaaataaataatttgattgtatttcccatctttgctgagcaagtTTTGcatgaaaggaattaaaggcctgtccctaatgtaggcctgttgatttcagtgatttaattgGTTGCCATGTTCAACACAACTTACTGAAGGCTCTGTAGTCTTCCCATCTAAATGAGAATTGCAGGGCTTCCCTCATCACATTCAGTCTTAGAGGAAACTTCACCTCTGAAGCTGTTGTTAGATGGTAGCTGCCAAATTCTACAACCAGGAGGCTCCAGTCCCAAGTAACTTGTTCCATGAGTGCATAAACATTCGCTGTTTCCCATCTGTCACTATCTCAAACTATTTTAGTACATTGGAGTTTCCTCCATTTTCCAGTTGATCTATAATTAAACTAGCAACAAtcacaaattaaaaacagacaagTGAGTAAGAAGACATGGAATagcaaaaccttttttttcttttaaatgtatgtacCAGTTACAAAGGCAGCAACCCAAAATACGTCTGAATACCAATTTGTAGTGTGAACTCACTGTAAAAGGAATCTGTCAGAGACCTTCTAATGATTTTGGAGACAACATGAGGAAACTAATAGAGCCCAAAGAGCTGTTGCCAGAATTGCAGCTGCGCTTAAACACTTCCACTTTATCTTTTAGAGCAGGGGGGTCAAACATACGACCCAGAGGCCAGAACaggcccgccaaagggtcccaCTGGGTGAatttgcacacctaatattgatgAACTTCTGAAGGCTAAGAGGAGCCAggtttaaacagtgagtagatacttaatgtaaaatgctgcctcagaggcttCTCCACCCCGACCAGAccacagctctctgaaataacaatgaatacctCACTGATCagatttaaagacactgaacattgtgcaaaatattgtcaaccagaggcttcagtacaaaagaaatCTGTATCAGACTAATATCTTAAAACCCGgctgctgaggcactgacaaaacttcagTCTAAATGGTTTATAAGGCAGAGGATGACTTCATCTGCTGCTTCAACAGCTTTGACTTCAgtggaaaattattttaaaaagtctcttgtaatgacagtgagtagtagactgactgaatgtggaaaaactgagacatactgttgacTTTGTTCATATTTTTCTGAGGATATCACGGgctgttcatcatttgttttgtaaatggatgaacattttcagaatgaaCTTTACACTGAAGGGAAAAAATTGAAGGGCTTGTTTTACTGGTCTgacccacttgagatcaaactAGGCTgtatgaactaaaatgagtttgacagcCCTGTTTCAGAGGAGTGGTCTAATACCCTATCACCAAAAAATCTGGATCTACATGACATTACTTCAACAACATATAAAGGTTGTCCCTGTTCCTTACAGTGCCTACAATACATGCATTTCAAGTCTGCAATGACAACAGACTGCAGTTGGAGATTCAGTGAGCACTGTGGTCACAAGTTCAGCCTCGGCATTTTGCAGCGTCATCGATGCCATCTATAGCACATGTGTCGACACACCAAAGTGTTGGCTCTTCAAAGCAGAGGACATAAATCCACAGCCACAACCAACCTCCTACCAACTGAGTGGTTCCCTGTTATGGAAATGCcctatgtttattttattatatttattatgtattcaCATACTGATACAtttataaaatgattaaaagctCAGAAAACTTAGAATAGCAACTGTTTATTCAATATATTCTGAACACAAATACCTGGTACAAAACATCTCAGTGGACATTGTGTCACAAAAACCGAATCAGATCACGTCCTTAGAACTCCAGAAGACTTCTTTTAAGAGCTTCTTCCAACTctgtgagaaaataaaacaaaacgaATAGAAGG
This genomic interval carries:
- the bag2 gene encoding BAG family molecular chaperone regulator 2 translates to MAQAKIQAKMNEATCSKFSRTLSMADRAGQLLESLDQLEMRVEALRETASVMEQERESILEMIQSIQNGQELRNISAGEREELNLTANRLMGRTLAVEVCVNTIRNSQQEEALNKATALIDEIVKKLLDDMESGRQRLLALHAACVTEAPPVPIDQKFQAIVISCALEDQKKIKRRLETLLRNTENAEKNIKIMDHQKVEIPKANGCK